One stretch of Harmonia axyridis chromosome 1, icHarAxyr1.1, whole genome shotgun sequence DNA includes these proteins:
- the LOC123671539 gene encoding cysteine proteinase 1-like: protein MRALIICLFIVVSVLCVESLKDEDVRRQWQEYREKFNKSYRSPVEESTRFAIFCHNLQVIEAHNKLFEEGKTSFKIGINEFTDWSEEEFKEYVSHSLISEKDIIGMLTEDDEVIQSKWAEFQSKYRKSYKSPVETRKRYLIFKNNFIKMQEHNNLFDQGLVSDLLGINQFSDWTQEEFRDFVNKGLIPTEEGSILRRWGDFKRKFNKSYPSITEAEKRFNIFKENVRSIDQHNALYEEGKSTYFMGINQFTDWTNEEYKEWVRTH from the exons ATGAGAGCTTTGATAATCTGCCTATTCATCGTAGTTTCCGTCTTGTGCGTGGAATCTTTGAAAGACGAAGATGTCCGTAGACAATGGCAAGAATACAGG GAGAAATTCAACAAGTCCTACAGATCTCCCGTTGAGGAGTCCACACGTTTCGCCATCTTCTGTCATAATCTTCAGGTGATAGAGGCCCATAACAAGCTGTTTGAAGAGGGAAAAACGAGCTTCAAGATAGGAATCAATGAATTCACCGATTGGAGCGAAGAAGAGTTCAAGGAATACGTCAGTCACAGTCTGATAAGCGAAAAAGACATCATAGGTATGTTGACAGAGGACGACGAGGTCATTCAGAGCAAATGGGCAGAATTTCAG AGTAAATACAGAAAATCGTACAAATCGCCAGTGGAAACCAGGAAGAGATACTTGATCTTCAAGAACAACTTCATCAAGATGCAGGAACACAACAACCTCTTCGATCAGGGTTTGGTCAGCGATTTGTTGGGAATTAACCAGTTCTCTGATTGGACTCAGGAGGAGTTCAGAGATTTCGTGAACAAGGGATTGATCCCTACGGAGGAAGGAAGCATCCTGCGGAGATGGGGTGATTTCAAG agaaaattcaacaaGTCCTATCCATCAATCACAGAGGCTGAGAAACGATTCAACATCTTCAAGGAGAATGTGAGGTCTATAGATCAGCATAATGCTCTCTATGAAGAAGGCAAATCAACCTATTTCATGGGAATCAATCAGTTTACCGATTGGACAAATGAGGAATATAAGGAATGGGTTCGAACGCATTGA